From Arachis stenosperma cultivar V10309 chromosome 2, arast.V10309.gnm1.PFL2, whole genome shotgun sequence, one genomic window encodes:
- the LOC130960780 gene encoding tyrosine-sulfated glycopeptide receptor 1 — protein MTQASCFNLMVSVIVLPLILSFFLIHQVSCCNKNDRDSLLAFYGNISISSTHASLNWSNSSDCCKWEGITCDLDLRVTHLELPFRGLFGRISPSLTGLEGLSYLNLSHNQLSGNLPDHLYQLFDHLLVLDLSYNRLSGELPESPFVDSNKTSNRNTNTSVVIQEIDLSSNLFNGTLKHSLIQHIAAGGNLVYFNVSNNSFTGQIPTSLFCINDHNSSALRFLDFSYNDFGDTIQPGLGACSKLEKFRAGFNELTGNLPVDVFDAVSLTEISLPRNKLGGTIDNGIVRLTNLTVLELYSNNLTGKIPPRIGELIKLQSLLLHVNNLTGTLPQSMMNCANLLVLNLRVNLLEGNLSAFNFSRFLKLTTLDLGNNNFSGILPPTLYACKNLTAVRLAFNNLEGQISHEIIGLQSLSFLAVSRNQLQNITGALRILTGLKELKTLMLSKNFFYEKLPSDVDIADTGGFQKLQVLGLGGCSFTGEIPGWLVNLTKLEVLDLSFNEISGSIPPWLGTLPQLFYLDLSVNHLTGIFPIELTRLPALISQQANDKVERAYLELPVFADANNVSQMQYNQLSNLPPVMYLGRNRLSGSIPIEIGNLKVLHQLDLKSNNFSGNIPSEISSLVNLEKLDLSGNHLSGEIPDSLKVLHFLSFFSVANNNLQGRIPTGGQFDTFSSSSFEGNAQLCGTVIQRSCPTQQNSNSTEAHRGTNRKVILGLIIAVCFGTGCIMTVLTLWILSKRRINPGEDHDKIELGSVSPYSNSGVHPEVDKEASLVVLFPNKANETKDLTIFEILKATENFSQANIIGCGGFGLVYKATLPNGITLAIKKLSGDLGLMEREFKAEVEALSTAQHENLVALQGYCVHDGFRLLMYTYMENGSLDYWLHEKADGASQLDWPTRLKIARGASCGLAYLHQICEPHIVHRDIKSSNILLDEKFEAHVADFGLSRLILPYQTHVTTELVGTLGYIPPEYGQAWVATLRGDVYSFGVVMLELLTGRRPVDVCKPKMSRELVAWVQQMRIEGKEDQVFDPLLRGKGYEAEMLQVLDVACMCVSHNPFKRPSIREVVEWLKNVGLSKRTT, from the coding sequence ATGACACAAGCTTCTTGTTTTAATTTGATGGTATCTGTTATTGTATTGCCTTTGATTCTCTCCTTCTTTTTGATTCATCAAGTTTCATGTTGTAACAAGAATGATAGAGATTCTTTATTGGCCTTTTATGGCAACATATCAATCTCTTCCACACATGCTTCTCTCAATTGGTCAAATTCTTCTGATTGCTGCAAATGGGAAGGGATTACCTGTGATTTGGATCTCAGAGTCACACATCTTGAGCTTCCATTTAGAGGATTATTCGGCCGAATTTCGCCATCTCTGACCGGTCTTGAAGGTCTATCATACCTTAATCTGTCACATAATCAGTTATCTGGTAACCTCCCTGACCACCTATACCAACTGTTTGATCATTTGCTTGTTCTTGATTTAAGCTATAATAGGCTCTCTGGTGAATTGCCAGAATCACCCTTTGTTGATAGTAACAAAACTAGCAATAGAAATACCAATACAAGTGTTGTGATTCAGGAGATTGATTTGTCTAGTAATTTGTTCAATGGAACATTGAAACATTCTCTCATTCAGCATATAGCAGCAGGAGGGAATTTGGTGTATTTCAATGTTAGCAATAACAGCTTCACAGGTCAAATTCCAACTTCACTCTTTTGCATCAATGATCATAACTCCTCGGCTTTGAGATTCCTGGACTTTTCCTACAATGATTTTGGTGATACTATTCAGCCGGGGCTCGGAGCGTGTTCAAAGCTCGAGAAGTTTAGAGCAGGATTCAATGAACTAACTGGGAATCTCCCAGTTGATGTCTTTGATGCTGTTTCTTTGACAGAAATCTCTTTGCCCCGGAACAAGCTTGGTGGAACAATCGACAATGGCATTGTTCGCCTCACGAACCTCACAGTTTTGGAGCTATACTCCAATAATTTAACAGGAAAAATTCCACCAAGGATTGGTGAACTCATCAAATTGCAGAGTTTGCTCCTTCATGTTAACAACTTGACTGGTACCTTGCCCCAATCTATGATGAACTGTGCCAATcttcttgtgttgaatttaagGGTCAACTTATTGGAAGGGAATCTCTCAGCGTTCAACTTCTCAAGATTCCTTAAACTCACAACACTTGATCTTGGCAACAATAACTTCAGTGGCATCTTGCCACCAACACTCTATGCATGCAAGAATCTTACAGCTGTGAGATTAGCGTTCAATAATCTCGAGGGACAGATTTCGCATGAGATTATTGGCCTTCAATCCCTTTCTTTCCTAGCAGTTTCAAGGAACCAGCTGCAAAACATCACGGGGGCTCTGCGAATTCTCACAGGGCTAAAGGAGCTTAAAACTCTGATGCTCTCAAAAAATTTCTTCTATGAAAAGTTACCTAGTGATGTTGACATAGCAGACACAGGTGGATTCCAGAAGCTCCAAGTTTTAGGACTTGGAGGTTGTAGTTTCACCGGCGAAATACCAGGCTGGCTTGTGAACCTGACAAAGCTTGAGGTCTTGGACCTGTCCTTTAACGAAATCAGTGGTTCGATTCCTCCCTGGTTAGGTACACTTCCTCAGCTTTTCTACCTGGACTTGTCTGTTAACCACCTTACAGGAATATTTCCTATTGAGCTTACAAGGCTGCCAGCACTGATATCACAACAGGCGAATGATAAAGTCGAAAGAGCTTACTTGGAGTTACCGGTTTTTGCCGATGCCAACAATGTTTCCCAGATGCAATATAATCAGCTTTCCAATCTGCCACCAGTGATGTATCTGGGACGGAACAGACTCAGTGGCAGTATTCCAATTGAGATTGGAAATTTGAAGGTCCTTCATCAGCTGGATTTGAAGAGCAACAACTTCTCTGGCAATATACCATCTGAGATTTCAAGCTTGGTTAACTTGGAGAAACTAGACCTCTCCGGAAACCATTTATCTGGCGAAATTCCTGATTCGCTCAAGGTGTTGCATTTCTTGTCTTTCTTCAGTGTAGCAAACAATAATCTCCAAGGACGGATACCAACTGGTGGACAATTTGATACATTCTCCTCCTCCAGCTTTGAAGGGAATGCGCAATTGTGTGGCACAGTGATTCAGCGCTCTTGTCCTACTCAACAGAATTCTAACAGCACTGAAGCTCATCGCGGCACAAACAGAAAAGTAATATTAGGACTTATTATTGCAGTGTGTTTTGGCACTGGTTGCATCATGACAGTGCTGACACTTTGGATACTCTCCAAGAGAAGGATCAATCCCGGAGAAGACCATGACAAGATCGAACTTGGATCGGTTTCTCCATACTCCAACAGTGGTGTTCATCCTGAGGTTGACAAGGAGGCCAGCCTAGTGGTATTGTTCCCAAACAAAGCGAACGAAACCAAGGATCTTACCATATTTGAGATCTTGAAAGCAACTGAGAATTTCAGCCAGGCGAACATAATAGGATGTGGTGGATTCGGTTTGGTTTACAAGGCAACATTACCAAATGGAATTACACTAGCCATCAAGAAGCTTTCAGGGGATTTAGGCCTCATGGAGAGGGAATTTAAGGCAGAGGTAGAGGCTTTGTCCACAGCACAACATGAGAATCTGGTGGCACTGCAAGGCTATTGTGTCCATGATGGATTTCGGCTTCTGATGTATACTTACATGGAGAATGGAAGTCTTGATTACTGGCTGCATGAAAAGGCGGATGGCGCTTCTCAACTCGATTGGCCGACTCGTTTAAAGATTGCACGAGGGGCAAGCTGTGGTTTGGCCTATTTGCATCAGATATGCGAGCCACATATTGTGCATCGTGATATAAAGTCGAGCAATATACTCCTCGACGAAAAGTTTGAGGCACATGTTGCTGATTTTGGCTTGTCCAGGTTGATTCTTCCTTATCAAACTCATGTCACAACTGAACTTGTAGGCACATTAGGATACATTCCCCCTGAGTATGGACAAGCATGGGTGGCAACTCTACGAGGAGATGTGTATAGCTTTGGAGTTGTCATGCTAGAGCTTCTCACCGGAAGAAGACCGGTCGATGTATGCAAGCCGAAAATGTCAAGAGAGTTGGTTGCTTGGGTTCAACAAATGAGAATTGAAGGGAAAGAAGATCAAGTTTTTGACCCTCTTTTGAGAGGAAAAGGCTATGAAGCAGAGATGCTGCAAGTTCTTGATGTGGCATGTATGTGTGTCAGCCACAATCCTTTCAAGAGACCAAGCATCAGAGaagttgttgaatggttgaagAATGTAGGATTGTCCAAGCGAACAACATAG